The genomic stretch GGAATAGAGTACTTTATCACCAACTTTAACTTCAACGGGAGTACGCTCTCCTTTATCGTTTACTTTACCTTCCCCTACGGTAACGACTTCTCCGACTTGGGGTTTTTCTTTGGCATTGTCAGGTAAGTAGATACCACCTGCGGTTTTTTCTTCTGCTTCACTGACTTTAACGAATACACGATCGCCTAAAGGCTTAACGGTTGATAC from Geminocystis sp. NIES-3709 encodes the following:
- the groES gene encoding co-chaperone GroES, which codes for MAAITINVSTVKPLGDRVFVKVSEAEEKTAGGIYLPDNAKEKPQVGEVVTVGEGKVNDKGERTPVEVKVGDKVLYSKYAGTDIKLGGDDYVLLSEKDILAVVS